ATCAGTGTATTCATCGATGTTGACCAACAGATTCTTTTCTTCACTATATCGGAGAATAAATTCTTTTAGTCTTTTTCGTTCTTGTTGATTGTCTTCACAAATAGCTATTTTCATCTTTTCCCCCAAGCATTTATTTAAAATTTTACCTGTTACTACGAAAGTTCTCTTTTCACTAATAATAAGGCCTGTTCGATTGTGTCATCCATATCAAGATAGCGGTACATGCCTAATCTTCCACCAAAAATAATAGTTGGTTCTGCTTCTGCTAAATTTTTATACTTTTTATATAGTAGCGAATTCGAAGGATTGTTCACTGGATAATAAGGTTCCAAGCCTTTTTTAAAGGCAATCGGGTACTCTTTTGTAATCACTGTTTTTTTCTGTTTCCCAAAGTCAAAGTGTTTATGTTCGATCACTCTAGTAAAGGGAATTTCTTTATCAATATAGTTCACAACAGCATTTCCTTGTACATTTTCGTGGTCTATTACTTCGTGCTTAAAAGTCAATGAACGATAATCCAAATTGCCAAAACAATAATCATAATATTCGTCGATCATTCCAGTGTAAATAATCTTATCTGAGTCCGCCTTCCATTTTGCTTTATTCACTAAAAAATCTTCATTTAGATGAACAGTTATATTCGGATGATCGAGCATTCGTTCAATTATCGCAGTATAGCCTTCTTTAGGAATTCCTTGATATTTATCGTTAAAATAGTTATTGTCATATGCAAAACGGACAGGTAATCTGTTTATGATAAATGGCGGTAGGTTCGTACAACTTTCTCCCCATTGCTTTTCCGTATACTCTTTAATCAACGTTAAATATACGTCACGGCCAACAAGAGAAATTGCTTGTTCTTCCAAATTACTCGGCTTTTTCCCTTGTAACACCTGTTGCTGCTCACGGATTTTTTGCTGTGCCTCTTCTGGCGTTGTCGTTCCCCAAATTTGAGAAAAGGTATTCATATTGAAGGGTAAATTATAGATTTTCCCCCTACTACTAGCAATCGGTGCATTAATGAAGTGATTAAATGTTGCAAACTGGTTGATGTATGTCCAAATGTTTTCTTTTGAGGTATGGAAAATGTGTGCCCCATATTGATGAACTTGTATCCCTTCTATCTCTTTTGTATAAATATTCCCAGCTACGTGATTTCTTTTTTCTAAGACTGTCACGTTATGTCCTTTGATTGCTGCTTCGCGGGCAAAAACAGAACCAAATAGTCCTGAGCCTACAACTAAGTAATGTGCCAATCCAATCCGCCTTTCATGCATATAGTTTTAAATAATAGAGGATATAATCTTTTCTATCAAGCGCATCCTTCTATTAAAAAGTGACTTTTATACCATTGCGCGTTTATTTTTTACTAAATAGAAACCGAGAAATCCTTTTAAAGTGATTTCTCAGTTTCTATTAAAAGAACTTATTATTTATGGTTTTTTCTTCTTAAAAAAATTAAATTTTCTTGCTGGCTTTTTTCTATGCGTTGTTTTCGTAAAACAAAAAATCAAGAAAGTGAATACCGTGATATTGATTGTTACGAGTAAGTATATCCAGTTCGGAACATTGGTTTCAGCTACTTCATATGCATGGCTATTGACCACTGTATAAAGAATGTTATGACTAGCTTTCCGCATATTTTGTTGTCCCCAATCTGTTCCTGTCGTCACTTTGTTTAGTTTCGTCGGTAACAAGTAAAGGACTAAATCATTTCCTGCACTCAAACCTTGATCCACATTCATATATTGCGGTTTGTAAAAATCAGAAATCACTGTTCCCTTAAAGCCCCATTCGTCTCTCAAAACGTTTTGTAACAGAGCATCACTTTCACCAACCCATTTAGGTCCAATTCGGTTATAAGAAGACATAATCCCTGTGATTCCTGAGTCTTTCACGGCAATTTCAAATGGTTTTAAGAATACTTCTCTCATTGCCTGTTCTGTCGACCAAGTCGCAGCACCTGTTGGGTATTCATATCTTCGTGTTTCTTGATCGTACATTGCAAAATGTTTCATAAAGACATAACTTCCTTGATCCATCGCTCCTTTAGACAAGCTAGAGCCGATTTTTCCAGATAATAATGCATCTTCTGAATAATACTCAAAATTTCGTCCGCCAAACGGAGAACGATGGATATTTACACCAGGTAAATATAAACCGGTAATATTTGAAGCTTTTGCTTCCTTGCCAAGACTTTCACCCATTTCTTCTACTAATTTTGTATTCCATGTAGAAGCTACAACTACTTCACTAGTATATTGATTCCCATGCGCTTGACTAACTAAATGATTGATTCCTGCTGGTCCATCAGCGTCGATTGTAGCTGGTTTTTTCACCGAATTAATAGCCGGTGTTTGGAAACCGCCATACGTGATTAGGTTCTCCATATCTTTTACAGATAATTGTTCTAGTAACTGATCCCATTTTGGATCATCATAATCAACACCCTTTAGATCGTATAACTCTAATCCGTACTTTTTAAATTTGATTGAATCGGCTTTTGCTTCTTTCACACTTTGATCTTTTAACGCTTTTAAAAGTTCATTAGAAGCAACTTTTGGTTTTGCCATTTCTTTGGGTATTGTGCCTTCCCAATCCCAACGAGATACATATTGGACGTCTCCTTTGGCATCTTCAAATTGATTCGTTGCTGAACGTTGGTCGCTTTCACGTTTATTTTCTTTATTAAAGACAAGATCTTTTGGTACTTCATAATTTTTTGAGTCAATGACATCATGCGCATTATTCATTAAATTAATGTTGTATGTTCCTTTTTCAAGAACATAAGCTTTGTGCTGTGTTTCATCATAACTAGCCATATCTTCTACATCAAAAGAAAGGTTGACTTCTTCTGACTCATTTGGAGCTAGCTCCTTCGTTTTCGCAAATCCAGATAATACAACATGAGATTTTTCAAGTCCACCAATCGTGTAAGGCGGCGTGTAGTACAATTGTACGACATCTTTTCCTGAATGCTTCCCAGTATTGGTCACCTTGACCGTCATGTTGATTTCCTTACCATCTACTTTAAAATCTGAAATTTCTTGTTTAAAGTCTGTATAGGATAAACCATAGCCAAATGGATATTGGACTGCTTTTTCATAAGCTGCTTCGTCCATTTTTCCAGTCTCATTGTTGATGTAACGTGTTTCATAATAACGATAGCCTACATAGATAGATTCGGCATAATCTACATATTTATAATGCCAAGTATTTTTTTCGTAATCAAATTCTGAATTAGAGTAAGGAAATTCTCCAATGTTATTGAAAGAAGGGGCACTTGTTTCATCATACGCATATGTGTCGACTAATCGACCAGATGGATTGATCTCTCCAGATAGAATTTCTCCTACTGCATTAAACCCAGTTGAACCAGGACCGCCGATCCAAAGGGCAGCGTCAACTTTTTCATCTTCTAAAAAGCCAAGTTCCATTGGGAATGATGAGTTTAGAATCACGACAACTTTATCAAAATTTTCTTTTGCTAGATCAAGGGTAGCTGATTCATTCTCTGAAAGTTCTAGATAATGTTTCCCTTTTGTTCCACCGGTGTAATCTTTCATTTCATTTGTAATATCAGCACCTTCACCGCTATTTCTAGAAAAAACGACTAAGGCTGTATCACTAAATTCTTTTGCTGATTTCATTAGCGATTCACTATATTCACTCACTTTTGGCTCATGAATATTGAAATCACCACCGACTAATTTATGAATGTTGATTTTTTCTCTAGGAACATATCGCTCATCGTAGAACTTTG
This sequence is a window from Enterococcus sp. 7F3_DIV0205. Protein-coding genes within it:
- the glf gene encoding UDP-galactopyranose mutase — translated: MAHYLVVGSGLFGSVFAREAAIKGHNVTVLEKRNHVAGNIYTKEIEGIQVHQYGAHIFHTSKENIWTYINQFATFNHFINAPIASSRGKIYNLPFNMNTFSQIWGTTTPEEAQQKIREQQQVLQGKKPSNLEEQAISLVGRDVYLTLIKEYTEKQWGESCTNLPPFIINRLPVRFAYDNNYFNDKYQGIPKEGYTAIIERMLDHPNITVHLNEDFLVNKAKWKADSDKIIYTGMIDEYYDYCFGNLDYRSLTFKHEVIDHENVQGNAVVNYIDKEIPFTRVIEHKHFDFGKQKKTVITKEYPIAFKKGLEPYYPVNNPSNSLLYKKYKNLAEAEPTIIFGGRLGMYRYLDMDDTIEQALLLVKRELS
- a CDS encoding glycoside hydrolase family 3 C-terminal domain-containing protein, with the translated sequence MKKLKMTKKKWAILGGWLAIVALIYLYLFNHGKASGNNPSFGINVQFLVGWITKIIFVLSISLVVYSIYRIIKIRKTRKILYVLSCLLLAVLIIFNGAVNQYAMIINTYFSASQIDQSEVKKTTEQAMALTEKVAGEGSVLLENKNEVLPLQGKNVNIFGYASRNVVYGGTGSGGGKEDNNIDLQKGLENAGFKVNDQLTKFYDERYVPREKINIHKLVGGDFNIHEPKVSEYSESLMKSAKEFSDTALVVFSRNSGEGADITNEMKDYTGGTKGKHYLELSENESATLDLAKENFDKVVVILNSSFPMELGFLEDEKVDAALWIGGPGSTGFNAVGEILSGEINPSGRLVDTYAYDETSAPSFNNIGEFPYSNSEFDYEKNTWHYKYVDYAESIYVGYRYYETRYINNETGKMDEAAYEKAVQYPFGYGLSYTDFKQEISDFKVDGKEINMTVKVTNTGKHSGKDVVQLYYTPPYTIGGLEKSHVVLSGFAKTKELAPNESEEVNLSFDVEDMASYDETQHKAYVLEKGTYNINLMNNAHDVIDSKNYEVPKDLVFNKENKRESDQRSATNQFEDAKGDVQYVSRWDWEGTIPKEMAKPKVASNELLKALKDQSVKEAKADSIKFKKYGLELYDLKGVDYDDPKWDQLLEQLSVKDMENLITYGGFQTPAINSVKKPATIDADGPAGINHLVSQAHGNQYTSEVVVASTWNTKLVEEMGESLGKEAKASNITGLYLPGVNIHRSPFGGRNFEYYSEDALLSGKIGSSLSKGAMDQGSYVFMKHFAMYDQETRRYEYPTGAATWSTEQAMREVFLKPFEIAVKDSGITGIMSSYNRIGPKWVGESDALLQNVLRDEWGFKGTVISDFYKPQYMNVDQGLSAGNDLVLYLLPTKLNKVTTGTDWGQQNMRKASHNILYTVVNSHAYEVAETNVPNWIYLLVTINITVFTFLIFCFTKTTHRKKPARKFNFFKKKKP